One region of Vallitalea okinawensis genomic DNA includes:
- the pheS gene encoding phenylalanine--tRNA ligase subunit alpha has translation MREKLEQIKNEALDQLSNIESLAVLDEVRVKYLGKKGELTAVLRGMKDLSKEERPVIGQMANEVRVKIESMLEEAKESLGSALREKQLKEEVIDVTMPAKKKVLGHRHPMNVVLDEIQNIFLGMGYTIVEGPEVEQSYYNFEALNVPENHPAKDEQDTFYLGGDYLLRTQTSPVQVRTMEKSKPPIRVLAPGRVFRSDEVDATHSPVFHQIEGLVVDKNITMSDLKGALAVFAKELYGENAKVKFRPHHFPFTEPSAEMDVSCVYCEGEGCRICKNTGWIEILGCGMVHPRVLEMCGIDPNEYSGFAFGMGLERITMLKYGINDLRLFFENDMRFLDQF, from the coding sequence GTGAGAGAGAAATTAGAACAAATCAAAAATGAAGCCTTAGATCAACTTTCAAATATCGAGAGTTTAGCCGTGCTTGATGAAGTCAGAGTAAAATATCTTGGGAAAAAAGGTGAATTAACGGCTGTTCTAAGAGGGATGAAGGATTTATCTAAGGAAGAAAGACCAGTGATCGGTCAAATGGCAAATGAGGTACGTGTAAAAATTGAATCCATGTTAGAAGAAGCAAAAGAAAGTCTTGGCAGTGCATTAAGAGAGAAACAGTTAAAAGAAGAGGTTATTGATGTGACGATGCCAGCAAAGAAGAAAGTGCTGGGACATAGACATCCAATGAATGTCGTACTCGATGAGATCCAAAACATTTTCTTAGGTATGGGATATACCATCGTAGAAGGACCAGAAGTAGAGCAAAGTTATTATAACTTTGAAGCACTTAATGTACCAGAGAATCACCCAGCAAAAGATGAACAAGATACTTTCTATCTTGGTGGAGATTATTTATTAAGAACACAAACTTCTCCAGTACAGGTTCGTACAATGGAAAAAAGTAAACCACCTATTCGTGTATTAGCTCCAGGACGAGTTTTCCGTTCTGATGAAGTAGATGCTACTCATTCACCAGTTTTCCATCAAATAGAAGGTTTAGTTGTTGATAAGAATATCACCATGTCTGACTTAAAAGGGGCATTAGCGGTATTTGCAAAAGAATTATATGGTGAAAACGCCAAAGTCAAGTTCAGACCACATCACTTCCCATTTACTGAACCAAGTGCTGAAATGGACGTTTCTTGTGTATATTGTGAGGGTGAAGGTTGTCGTATCTGTAAGAACACTGGCTGGATTGAAATCTTAGGGTGTGGTATGGTTCATCCAAGAGTACTTGAAATGTGTGGTATCGATCCAAATGAATACAGTGGGTTTGCATTTGGTATGGGATTAGAGCGTATTACAATGCTTAAGTATGGTATCAATGACCTGCGTTTATTCTTTGAAAATGATATGAGATTTTTAGATCAATTCTAA
- a CDS encoding DegV family protein — MKKIAIVSDSACDLPDRIIEKYNIKLLPLRILYKDHEYRDRIEIKPQEVYDNIEKEVPSTSLPTPEDIKDIFDNLVDEGYTDAIVITLSSNLSGTYNVVKLIAEEYKHLNIKVHDSKTLGMFLGFLVKEAASLMSIQDMDSIINRINEIRNKLKGCYALETLTYLRKGGRIGKVEGTIGEFFNIKPIIGINDEGVYYTMAKTRGRKKSISKIKSMIVEEFKDKKYNIAIIHGGAEKEAKKLYDSIKNIGHINESYISQISPALGVHTGPGLIGFAAYEV, encoded by the coding sequence ATGAAAAAAATAGCTATCGTTTCAGATTCCGCTTGTGATTTACCTGATAGAATCATTGAAAAATACAATATTAAATTACTTCCTTTAAGAATTCTTTACAAAGATCATGAATATAGAGACCGTATTGAAATTAAGCCTCAAGAAGTTTATGACAATATTGAAAAAGAAGTTCCAAGCACATCTCTACCTACTCCAGAGGATATTAAAGATATTTTTGACAACCTTGTAGATGAAGGATATACCGATGCAATTGTCATAACTTTATCATCGAACCTAAGCGGAACCTATAATGTCGTTAAATTAATTGCTGAAGAATATAAGCATTTGAATATAAAGGTACATGATTCAAAAACATTAGGTATGTTCTTAGGCTTTCTAGTAAAAGAAGCAGCATCATTAATGAGTATTCAAGATATGGATTCCATAATAAATAGAATAAATGAAATAAGGAATAAATTAAAAGGTTGCTATGCTCTTGAAACATTGACATACTTACGAAAAGGCGGAAGAATAGGCAAGGTTGAAGGAACCATAGGCGAATTTTTTAACATTAAACCCATAATAGGTATAAATGATGAAGGCGTCTATTATACTATGGCAAAAACAAGAGGAAGAAAAAAATCCATAAGTAAAATAAAATCTATGATTGTTGAAGAATTTAAAGATAAGAAATATAATATAGCTATCATACACGGTGGCGCTGAAAAAGAGGCGAAAAAATTATATGATAGTATTAAAAATATAGGTCATATCAATGAAAGCTATATATCCCAAATAAGTCCTGCATTAGGTGTACATACCGGACCAGGATTGATTGGTTTTGCAGCTTATGAAGTATAA
- the pheT gene encoding phenylalanine--tRNA ligase subunit beta has product MLVPMSWLKDYTDVDCDIMTYTDEMTMTGTKVEGHEELGKEVSNVVVGKILKIEKHPDADKLIVCQVDVGEEQIQIVTGAKNVNEGDVVPIALAGAELPGDIKIKKGKLRGVESNGMMCSVEELGFTTEDIPDAPEDGIYIFSEELPLGQDVKPYFGLGDLVVEYEITSNRPDCQSILGIAREAAITFDKPFKYPEITLKEAAEGHVDKLATVEVREPELCPRYAARVVKNVKIGPSPKWMRQRLLAAGLRPINNLVDITNFVMLEFGQPMHAFDLSALEGNKIIVRKAEDGEAFVTLDEEERKLNSSMLVIADEKKAVAVAGVMGGENSKVRDDATTILFECANFDGTSVRLTSKKLGLRTDASGKFEKGLDPNNVIPAINRACQLLEDMGAGEVVPGIIDHYGVKREENKVNYCPDSINGLLGTDISEDYMVEVFEKIGCTVNRENRIVSAPTFRHDISREADLAEEVVRFYGYNNIPMTLATGTATVGKKSFKQQLEEMMKTILEGCGLNEAMTYSFESPKVYDKINVPVESSLRNAIKIKNPLGEDFSMMRTQTVNGMLNALATNFSRRVDHAYLYEIGKVYLPKELPLTELPDEREQLTLGLYGEDVDFFSTKGVVEMLYTQLGIDEDVVYEASKETWLHPGRQAAMTINGQKIGTIGEVHPGVLDNYEIETRVYMVVIDLPTIIENANMERSFEALPKYPAVTRDLAMLVKEDILVGQIDRVIKNYGGKFLVAVELFDVYQGAQIEKGYKSVAYKVTFRSKDKTLKDKEVNKQINKILFGLEKELDITLRQ; this is encoded by the coding sequence ATGTTAGTACCAATGTCTTGGTTAAAAGATTATACAGATGTTGATTGTGACATCATGACATATACAGACGAAATGACAATGACAGGAACCAAAGTTGAAGGTCATGAAGAACTTGGTAAAGAAGTAAGTAATGTAGTTGTAGGTAAAATCTTAAAGATTGAAAAGCATCCAGATGCAGATAAACTCATTGTCTGTCAAGTTGATGTTGGTGAAGAGCAAATTCAGATTGTTACGGGTGCAAAGAACGTTAATGAAGGTGATGTTGTACCAATTGCTTTAGCAGGTGCTGAATTGCCTGGGGACATTAAAATCAAGAAGGGTAAATTACGTGGTGTAGAATCCAATGGTATGATGTGTTCTGTTGAAGAACTAGGGTTTACTACAGAGGATATACCTGATGCTCCAGAGGATGGTATTTATATATTCTCAGAAGAATTACCTTTAGGTCAAGATGTGAAGCCATACTTTGGTCTAGGAGATTTGGTAGTTGAATATGAAATTACATCCAACCGTCCAGATTGCCAAAGTATTTTAGGTATTGCAAGGGAAGCAGCAATTACATTCGATAAACCTTTCAAGTATCCTGAAATAACATTAAAAGAGGCAGCAGAAGGTCATGTAGATAAACTTGCGACAGTTGAAGTGAGAGAACCTGAGTTATGTCCGCGTTACGCTGCTCGTGTTGTTAAAAATGTTAAAATTGGTCCTTCTCCTAAATGGATGCGTCAGCGTTTATTAGCAGCTGGTCTAAGACCAATTAATAATCTTGTTGATATTACTAACTTCGTTATGCTTGAATTCGGGCAACCAATGCATGCTTTTGATTTATCGGCATTAGAAGGTAATAAAATTATCGTTAGAAAAGCAGAAGATGGAGAAGCGTTTGTAACTTTAGATGAAGAAGAGAGAAAACTGAATTCATCGATGCTAGTTATTGCTGATGAGAAAAAAGCTGTTGCAGTTGCGGGTGTTATGGGTGGTGAGAATTCAAAAGTAAGAGACGATGCCACTACAATACTTTTCGAATGTGCTAACTTTGATGGTACTTCTGTTCGTTTAACTTCTAAAAAATTAGGTTTAAGAACAGATGCATCAGGAAAATTTGAAAAAGGTTTAGATCCTAATAATGTGATTCCTGCCATTAATCGTGCATGTCAGTTGCTTGAGGATATGGGTGCAGGTGAAGTTGTACCAGGTATAATAGATCATTATGGTGTTAAAAGAGAAGAAAACAAAGTGAATTATTGTCCAGACTCAATTAATGGCTTACTAGGTACTGACATTAGCGAAGACTATATGGTTGAAGTTTTTGAAAAGATTGGATGTACAGTTAATCGTGAGAACCGTATTGTATCAGCTCCAACTTTCAGACATGATATTTCTAGAGAAGCAGATTTAGCAGAAGAAGTTGTTCGATTCTATGGTTACAATAACATTCCGATGACTTTAGCAACAGGAACAGCTACAGTTGGGAAGAAATCTTTCAAACAACAATTGGAAGAGATGATGAAAACTATCTTAGAAGGTTGTGGTTTAAATGAAGCTATGACATATTCCTTCGAGAGTCCTAAAGTTTATGATAAAATAAATGTACCAGTTGAATCATCACTAAGAAATGCAATTAAAATTAAAAACCCACTAGGTGAAGATTTCAGTATGATGCGTACACAAACTGTTAATGGAATGTTAAATGCTTTAGCGACGAATTTCAGCAGACGTGTAGACCATGCTTATCTTTATGAAATAGGTAAAGTATATTTACCAAAAGAATTACCCTTAACGGAGTTACCAGATGAAAGAGAACAACTTACATTAGGTCTTTATGGTGAAGATGTTGATTTCTTCAGTACAAAGGGTGTTGTAGAAATGCTCTATACACAGTTAGGTATAGATGAAGATGTTGTTTATGAGGCAAGTAAAGAAACATGGTTACATCCTGGCCGTCAAGCAGCTATGACGATTAATGGGCAAAAAATAGGTACAATTGGTGAAGTACATCCTGGGGTACTGGATAATTATGAAATTGAGACGAGAGTATATATGGTAGTTATTGATCTACCTACAATTATTGAAAATGCTAATATGGAGAGAAGTTTCGAAGCATTACCTAAGTACCCAGCGGTAACAAGAGATTTAGCGATGCTTGTTAAAGAAGATATTTTGGTAGGGCAAATCGATCGAGTTATTAAGAATTACGGTGGTAAGTTCTTAGTAGCTGTTGAGTTATTTGATGTTTACCAAGGAGCACAAATTGAGAAAGGTTATAAATCAGTAGCTTATAAAGTGACCTTCCGTTCAAAAGATAAGACTCTTAAAGATAAAGAAGTGAATAAGCAAATCAATAAAATATTATTTGGTCTTGAGAAAGAATTAGACATTACTTTAAGACAATAA